The following coding sequences lie in one Mustelus asterias chromosome 6, sMusAst1.hap1.1, whole genome shotgun sequence genomic window:
- the primpol gene encoding DNA-directed primase/polymerase protein codes for MKKNWQKRLKDVEILASSYQKHPINPTYKPKLSKPWQPPSIWKLFHRQQQAFNFSKSCEADVHVFALEKENEKDAVHGQRIYLVTTYTELWFYYQKYRKSLMHCYEVIPEGSVCHLYFDLEFNKQTNPECDGRRMVTELIQYVCQKLEEIYNINCSSKDILNLDSSTHQKFSRHLVFHLPNAAFKNNVHVGNFIRTVLQPVMRVLETRCGRDDQGAGGSAVLSTSTFIPASKDTREHFNVESSENLPSKRIKYALWEKLEENHLDPDLSFLIVKDKYGSDQLFVDLGVYTKNRNFRLYKSSKLGKSTYFEVAEENQFVPKPENNVSQEELFFLNSLVSNVRFSDGLTVLTCDSSDTKKTKGRHAQDNTHLPASDAMVGYHCSPYPEIDSFITSQVNKGGIQGVLRRWNYFSSEELIVYDISKNHWCENIGRAHKSNNIMIVVDLKKGIWYQKCYDPVCRAQKFRSESHPLPHECCLDFLVDMDNEIVFTMDDNGNIEPSQNNACPTWTNVQLGDIWLQSGTQNSTLTENLDTAFIDIDDAMLLEAVEDSEFNIALDMQSELSMSSEETEVLSDDDLLAAVRELEASVNMGTK; via the exons ATGAAGAAGAACTGGCAGAAGCGGTTAAAGGATGTTGAAATTTTGGCTAGCAGTTATCAAAAACACCCCATCAACCCGACTTACAAACCTAAACTTTCGAAGCCATGGCAACCACCATCAATTTGGAAGTTGTTTCATCGCCAGCAGCAAGCCTTTAATTTTTCCAAGAGCTGTGAGGCG GATGTTCATGTATTTGCTTtggagaaagaaaatgaaaaggaCGCTGTGCATGGACAGCGAATTTACCTTGTCACAACGTATACTGAGCTATGGTTTTACTATCA GAAATACCGAAAGTCATTAATGCATTGCTATGAAGTAATTCCAGAAGGATCTGTCTGTCATTTGTATTTTGActtggaattcaataaacaaaCAAATCCAGAATGTGATGGGAGACGGATGGTGACAGAGTTAATCCAG TATGTTTGCCAAAAATTGGAAGAAATATACAACATAAACTGTTCATCGAAAGATATTTTGAACTTGGACTCCAGTACTCATCAAAAATTTAGCCGCCATCTCGTATTTCATCTTCCTAATGCAGCCTTTAAGAACAATGTGCATGTTG GAAATTTTATACGAACAGTTTTGCAGCCTGTGATGAGAGTATTGGAAACAAGATGTGGGAGAGATGACCAAGGTGCTGGTGGCAGTGCTGTGCTGTCAACCAGTACATTTATTCCAGCCAGCAAAGACACGAGGGAGCATTTTAATGTTGAGAGTTCTGAGAATCTCCCCTCAAAGAGAATTAAATATGCACTGTGGGAAAAATTGGAGGAAAACCATTTGGATCCAGATTTGTCATTTCTAATTGTTAAAGATAAATACGGAAGTGACCAACTCTTTGTGGATTTAG GTGTGTATACAAAGAACAGAAACTTCCGACTGTATAAATCATCCAAACTGGGAAAGAGCACTTATTTTGAAGTTGCTGAAGAAAATCAGTTTGTTCCCAAGCCGGAAAATAATGTTTCTCAGGAAGAGCTATTTTTCCTAAACTCTCTCGTCAGCAACGTTAG ATTTTCTGATGGCTTGACAGTTCTGACTTGTGATAGCTCAGATACAAAGAAAACCAAAGGAAGGCATGCTCAAGATAACACACATCTCCCTGCATCAG ATGCAATGGTCGGTTACCATTGTTCCCCATACCCGGAGATTGACAGTTTTATCACTAGTCAAGTAAACAAGGGAGGAATACAAGGTG tcttgcGTCGATGGAATTATTTCTCCTCTGAAGAACTGATTGTATATGACATCAGCAAAAACCACTGGTGCGAGAACATTGGTAGAGCTCATAAAAGCAACAATATTAT GATTGTGGTTGACTTGAAGAAAGGAATCTGGTACCAGAAATGTTATGATCCTGTGTGCAGAGCTCAGAAGTTCAGGTCTGAGA GTCACCCATTACCCCATGAATGCTGTTTGGATTTCCTCGTTGATATG GATAATGAGATTGTTTTTACCATGGATGACAATGGGAACATTGAGCCAAGTCAAAATAATGCATGTCCAACATGGACGAATGTGCAGCTTGGTGACATTTGGCTACAGTCTGGAACACAAAATTCTACACTTACAGAAAATCTGGATACAGCATTTATTGACATTGATGATGCAATGTTATTAGAAGCTGTTGAAGACAGTGAATTTAATATTGCTCTTGATATGCAGTCAGAATTGAGCATGAGCAGTGAGGAGACTGAAGTACTGTCTGATGATGACTTACTAGCAGCAGTGAGGGAACTGGAGGCATCTGTGAATATGGGCACTAAATAG